The following proteins are encoded in a genomic region of Alistipes shahii WAL 8301:
- a CDS encoding TonB-dependent receptor — protein sequence MNKILSILLACTAAGAAYGAQETGQAAKNVAIDSVVVTGARYASDIRHLPMSVAVVDRDEIVRRQEASVLPLLTEQVPGLFVTGRGVMGYGVSDGAAGGISLRGIGGGSAAQMLVLIDGHPQYMGLFGHPIADAYQSMLAERVEVVRGPASVLYGSNAMGGVINIVTRRQREEGVKTDLNVGYGSWNTLQTEAANRIRKGRFTSVVTGSYNRTDGHRADMGFEQYGGYAKVGYEISRRWNAYADVNLTHFNASNPGEITAPVFDNDSRITRGMASVSLENSYDRTSGALKFFYNWGRHRINDGYGAGEEPRDYRFNSKDRMLGVSWYQSAGLWRGSRLTAGIDWQRFGGRAWNRFTADGREEPIVDQTEDEIAGYADFRQSLGRLTVDAGVRIDHHTRTGTEWVPQAGISLRAARDGALKAMVSKGFRNPVLRELYMFGVKNPDLKPERLWNYELSWTQRLAGGSVSYGVNLFYIKGEDIIRRGRADGRNILLNQARIENWGAEADAAWRIGGGWSVNANYSWLRMEYPVPASPEHKLYAGGDFGKGRWSVSTGVQYIAGLYTAAAPDPEVREAGFVLWNLRASLRVNRLLTIFVRGENLLAERYEINAGYPMPRATVFGGLKLNL from the coding sequence ATGAACAAGATTCTTTCGATTTTACTGGCCTGCACGGCTGCCGGCGCCGCATACGGCGCACAGGAGACCGGGCAGGCGGCGAAGAACGTCGCGATCGACTCGGTGGTGGTGACGGGGGCGCGCTACGCCTCGGACATCCGCCACCTGCCGATGTCGGTGGCGGTCGTGGACCGCGACGAAATCGTCCGCCGGCAGGAGGCATCGGTGCTTCCGCTGCTCACGGAACAGGTTCCGGGGCTGTTCGTCACGGGACGCGGCGTGATGGGTTACGGCGTCTCGGACGGCGCGGCCGGAGGCATCAGCCTGCGCGGCATCGGCGGAGGGTCGGCGGCCCAGATGCTCGTGCTGATCGACGGGCATCCGCAGTACATGGGGCTGTTCGGCCATCCGATCGCCGACGCCTACCAGTCGATGCTCGCCGAGCGGGTCGAGGTGGTGCGCGGACCGGCGTCGGTGCTCTACGGCTCGAACGCCATGGGCGGGGTGATCAACATCGTCACCCGCCGGCAGCGCGAGGAAGGCGTGAAAACCGACCTGAACGTGGGCTACGGCTCGTGGAACACCTTGCAGACCGAAGCAGCCAACCGCATCCGCAAAGGCCGCTTCACGAGCGTCGTGACCGGCTCGTACAACCGCACGGACGGCCACCGCGCCGACATGGGTTTCGAGCAGTACGGCGGATATGCCAAGGTCGGCTACGAGATCAGCCGCCGCTGGAACGCTTACGCCGATGTGAACCTGACACACTTCAACGCCTCGAATCCGGGCGAAATCACCGCGCCCGTCTTCGACAACGACTCCCGCATCACGCGCGGCATGGCATCCGTCTCACTGGAAAACTCGTACGACCGGACTTCGGGCGCGTTGAAGTTCTTCTACAACTGGGGCCGTCACCGGATCAATGACGGCTACGGCGCAGGCGAGGAGCCGCGCGACTACCGTTTCAACTCGAAGGACCGGATGCTGGGCGTCTCGTGGTATCAGAGCGCCGGACTGTGGCGCGGCAGCCGCCTGACGGCGGGCATCGACTGGCAGCGCTTCGGGGGCCGGGCGTGGAACCGGTTCACGGCAGACGGCCGCGAGGAGCCGATCGTGGACCAGACGGAGGACGAAATCGCCGGATACGCCGATTTCCGGCAGTCGCTGGGACGCCTCACCGTCGACGCCGGGGTGCGTATCGACCACCACACCCGCACCGGCACGGAGTGGGTTCCGCAGGCGGGCATCTCGCTGCGGGCCGCACGCGACGGAGCGCTGAAGGCGATGGTGAGCAAGGGCTTCCGCAACCCGGTGCTCCGCGAACTCTACATGTTCGGGGTGAAGAATCCCGATCTGAAGCCCGAACGGCTGTGGAACTACGAACTTTCGTGGACCCAGCGGCTGGCCGGAGGAAGCGTGTCGTACGGCGTCAACCTCTTTTATATCAAGGGCGAGGACATCATCCGGCGCGGCAGGGCAGACGGCCGCAACATCCTGCTCAACCAGGCCCGGATCGAAAACTGGGGCGCGGAGGCCGACGCCGCATGGCGCATCGGCGGGGGATGGAGCGTCAATGCCAATTACAGCTGGCTCCGGATGGAGTATCCCGTGCCGGCGTCCCCCGAACACAAACTCTACGCCGGAGGCGATTTCGGGAAGGGCCGCTGGTCGGTGTCGACGGGCGTGCAGTACATCGCAGGGCTTTACACGGCGGCGGCTCCCGATCCGGAAGTCCGGGAAGCGGGATTCGTGCTCTGGAACCTGCGCGCGTCGCTGCGCGTAAACCGTTTGCTGACGATCTTCGTCCGGGGCGAAAACCTGCTGGCCGAACGTTATGAGATCAATGCCGGATACCCGATGCCCCGGGCGACGGTCTTCGGCGGACTGAAGTTAAACCTTTAA
- a CDS encoding DUF362 domain-containing protein, which translates to MKKICMISFVLHFAAAGSGCASGNDKKAAEAAPAKVYMTRDISPAGMKAVYEALGRKAEGKKVAVKLSTGEPGGNNFLQPALIGDLVKSVKGTIVECNTAYGGGRAKTEDHLKAAADHGFTAIAPVDIMDAEGEVRLPVEGGRHLKYDIVGSHFPEYDFVVVLSHFKGHAMGGFGGAIKNISIGIASSAGKAWIHSAGKTEDTEKLWSSLPAQDDFLESMAEAAKAIAAHCGERILYISVMNNLSVDCDCDAHPEPPRMGDIGILASLDPVALDQACVDLVYASPDEGKVHLIERMESRHGIHTLEHAEAIGIGSRQYELVDLDK; encoded by the coding sequence ATGAAAAAAATCTGTATGATCTCCTTTGTTTTGCATTTCGCGGCCGCAGGCTCCGGCTGTGCGTCGGGCAACGACAAAAAGGCGGCGGAGGCGGCTCCCGCCAAAGTCTACATGACCCGCGACATCTCGCCCGCGGGAATGAAAGCCGTCTACGAGGCCCTGGGCCGGAAGGCCGAAGGGAAGAAGGTCGCCGTGAAACTCTCGACCGGAGAGCCGGGAGGCAACAATTTCCTGCAACCGGCCCTGATCGGCGATCTGGTGAAGTCGGTGAAGGGCACGATCGTCGAGTGCAACACGGCCTACGGCGGCGGACGCGCCAAAACCGAAGACCACCTGAAAGCCGCCGCCGACCACGGGTTCACGGCCATCGCTCCGGTGGACATCATGGACGCCGAGGGCGAAGTGCGCCTGCCCGTCGAGGGCGGCAGGCACCTCAAATACGACATCGTAGGCTCTCACTTCCCGGAGTACGATTTCGTGGTGGTTCTTTCGCATTTCAAGGGGCACGCGATGGGCGGATTCGGCGGCGCGATCAAGAACATCTCCATCGGCATCGCCTCGTCGGCCGGAAAAGCGTGGATTCACTCGGCCGGAAAGACCGAGGACACCGAGAAACTGTGGAGCAGCCTGCCCGCGCAGGACGATTTTCTGGAGTCGATGGCCGAAGCGGCCAAAGCGATCGCCGCCCATTGCGGCGAACGGATTCTCTACATCAGCGTTATGAACAACCTCTCGGTGGACTGCGACTGCGACGCGCATCCCGAGCCGCCCCGCATGGGCGACATCGGCATCCTCGCCTCGCTGGACCCCGTGGCGCTGGACCAGGCGTGCGTCGACCTGGTGTACGCCTCGCCCGACGAGGGCAAGGTTCATCTGATCGAACGCATGGAGTCGCGCCACGGCATCCACACGCTCGAACACGCCGAGGCCATCGGCATCGGCAGCCGGCAGTACGAGTTGGTCGATCTGGACAAATAG
- the nrdD gene encoding anaerobic ribonucleoside-triphosphate reductase translates to MGISEIYIVKRDGKRAPFSVEKIKRAISKAFLSVGGYATDDDLTSVLSRVRVSDGMSVEEIQNQVEVALMAERYFAVAKSYMLYRQKHSEDREDREKLEFLINYCDAKNPATGSKYDANANVENKNIATLIGELPKRNFIRLNRRLLTDRIKEMYGKELSDKYLRLLNGHFIYKNDETSMANYCASITMYPWLLGGTLSVGGNSTRPTNLKSFCGGFVNMVFIVSSMLSGACATPEFLMYMNYFIEQEYGEDYYTRADEVVDLSKKRRTIDKMITDCFEQIVYSINQPTGARNFQAVFWNVAYYDRYYFESLFGEFVFPDGSKPHWESLSWLQKRFMTWFNRERTKTVLTFPVETMALLTRDGDVMDREWGDFTAEMYAAGHSFFTYISDNADSLSSCCRLRNEIRDNGFSYTLGAGGVSTGSKSVLTINLNRCIQYAVKNGMHYLAHLEEIVDLVHKVQIAYNENLKELKAKGMLPLFDAGYINLARQYLTVGVNGLVEAAEFLGIRIDDNDDYAAFVQEVLGLIERYNRKYRSKEVMFNCEMIPAENVGVKHAKWDREDGYAVPRDCYNSYFYVVEDESLNVIDKFRLHGRRYIEHLTGGSALHMNLEEHLSKEQYRHLLRVAAAEGCNYFTFNIPNTVCNKCGHIDKRYLKECPACHSDDVDYLTRVIGYMKRVSNFSAARQQEAARRYYAKAE, encoded by the coding sequence ATGGGCATTTCGGAAATTTACATCGTCAAACGCGACGGCAAACGGGCGCCGTTCTCGGTCGAAAAGATCAAACGCGCGATCAGCAAGGCGTTTCTCTCGGTGGGCGGCTACGCCACGGACGACGACCTCACGTCGGTGTTGAGCCGCGTCCGCGTCTCGGACGGCATGTCGGTCGAGGAGATTCAGAACCAGGTGGAGGTGGCCCTGATGGCCGAGCGTTATTTCGCCGTGGCCAAGAGCTACATGCTCTACCGCCAGAAGCACTCCGAGGACCGCGAAGACCGCGAGAAACTCGAATTCCTGATCAACTACTGCGACGCGAAGAACCCCGCGACGGGGTCGAAATACGACGCCAACGCCAACGTCGAGAACAAGAACATCGCCACGCTGATCGGCGAACTCCCGAAGCGGAACTTCATCCGCCTGAACCGCCGTCTGCTGACCGACCGCATCAAGGAGATGTACGGCAAGGAGCTGTCGGACAAATACCTGCGCCTGCTCAACGGCCACTTCATCTACAAGAACGACGAAACGTCGATGGCCAACTACTGCGCCTCGATCACGATGTACCCGTGGCTGCTGGGCGGCACGCTGTCGGTGGGCGGCAACTCGACGCGCCCGACCAACCTCAAGTCGTTCTGCGGCGGGTTCGTCAACATGGTCTTCATCGTCTCGTCGATGCTCTCGGGAGCCTGCGCGACGCCCGAATTCCTGATGTACATGAATTATTTCATCGAACAGGAGTACGGCGAGGATTACTACACGCGCGCCGACGAAGTGGTCGACCTCTCGAAGAAACGGCGCACGATCGACAAGATGATCACCGACTGCTTCGAGCAGATCGTCTACTCGATCAACCAGCCCACCGGGGCGCGGAATTTCCAGGCCGTGTTCTGGAACGTCGCCTACTACGACCGCTACTATTTCGAGTCGCTTTTCGGGGAATTCGTCTTCCCGGACGGCTCGAAACCCCATTGGGAGTCGCTGTCGTGGTTGCAGAAACGGTTTATGACGTGGTTCAACCGCGAACGCACGAAAACCGTGCTGACCTTCCCCGTCGAGACGATGGCGCTGCTGACCCGCGACGGCGACGTGATGGACCGCGAGTGGGGCGACTTCACGGCCGAAATGTACGCCGCGGGGCACTCGTTCTTCACCTACATCAGCGACAACGCCGACTCGCTGTCGTCGTGCTGCCGCCTGCGGAACGAGATCCGGGACAACGGGTTCAGCTACACGCTGGGCGCCGGAGGCGTCTCGACGGGTTCGAAGAGCGTGCTGACGATCAACCTAAACCGCTGCATCCAGTACGCCGTGAAGAACGGCATGCACTACCTCGCCCATCTGGAGGAGATAGTGGACCTGGTGCACAAGGTGCAGATAGCCTACAACGAGAACCTCAAGGAACTGAAGGCCAAGGGCATGCTGCCGCTCTTCGACGCGGGGTACATCAACCTCGCACGGCAGTATCTCACCGTCGGCGTCAACGGACTGGTCGAGGCTGCGGAATTCCTGGGCATCCGCATCGACGACAACGACGACTACGCCGCTTTCGTGCAGGAGGTATTGGGGCTGATCGAGCGTTACAACCGGAAATACCGCTCGAAGGAGGTGATGTTCAACTGCGAGATGATCCCGGCGGAAAACGTCGGCGTGAAGCACGCCAAGTGGGACCGCGAGGACGGATATGCCGTGCCGCGCGACTGCTACAACTCCTATTTCTACGTCGTGGAGGACGAGTCGCTGAACGTCATCGACAAGTTCCGCCTCCACGGACGCCGCTACATCGAGCATCTCACGGGCGGCTCGGCCCTGCACATGAACCTCGAGGAGCACCTCTCGAAGGAGCAGTACCGCCACCTGCTGCGCGTGGCGGCCGCCGAAGGATGCAACTACTTCACGTTCAACATCCCCAACACGGTGTGCAACAAGTGCGGGCACATCGACAAACGCTACCTGAAGGAGTGCCCCGCATGCCACTCGGACGACGTGGACTACCTGACGCGCGTGATCGGCTACATGAAGCGCGTTTCGAACTTCTCGGCGGCTCGCCAGCAGGAGGCCGCACGGCGTTATTACGCCAAGGCGGAGTAG
- the nrdG gene encoding anaerobic ribonucleoside-triphosphate reductase activating protein → MVRYHNFDVVFAEIPGETTLALNITGCPNRCPGCHSPHLQADEGRVLDEAELLGLLARYGRSVTCVAFMGGDAGPHKIARLAGTVRKTCPELRTAWYSGREELPEGFEAAAFDYVKLGGWVEALGPLTAPTTNQRLYRIEPDGTMEDITKLFRRKP, encoded by the coding sequence ATGGTGCGGTATCACAATTTCGACGTGGTGTTCGCCGAGATTCCCGGCGAAACGACCCTGGCGCTCAACATCACGGGCTGTCCCAACCGCTGCCCGGGATGCCACAGCCCGCACTTGCAGGCGGACGAAGGGCGCGTGCTCGACGAGGCGGAACTGCTGGGGCTGCTGGCCCGTTACGGACGTTCGGTGACCTGCGTCGCATTCATGGGCGGCGACGCCGGGCCGCACAAGATCGCCCGGCTGGCAGGGACCGTACGGAAAACCTGCCCGGAGCTGCGCACGGCATGGTATTCGGGCCGGGAGGAGCTGCCGGAGGGTTTCGAGGCCGCGGCATTCGACTACGTCAAACTGGGCGGATGGGTCGAGGCGCTGGGTCCGCTGACGGCGCCGACGACCAACCAGCGGCTCTACCGGATCGAACCGGACGGGACGATGGAGGACATCACGAAGCTGTTCCGGCGCAAGCCGTGA
- a CDS encoding DUF2284 domain-containing protein, whose protein sequence is MDHSFRYTARDFTAELPAAAYVARFRDAERVGGYCRECGNYGRSWGCPPFGFDMEEYVTRYGTALLVATRITPEEPGLPVSEAGRLILPERQRLERRLLEMERQYGGRSFAYVGTCIHCPEGSCTRPEGRPCRHPELVRPSLEACGFDVARTASELFGIEMKWGSGGRMPEYLTLVCGFFHDAESVVWNG, encoded by the coding sequence ATGGATCATTCGTTTCGATACACCGCCCGGGATTTCACGGCGGAACTGCCCGCCGCAGCATACGTCGCCCGCTTCCGCGACGCCGAACGGGTGGGCGGCTATTGCCGGGAGTGCGGCAACTACGGCCGCAGCTGGGGATGCCCGCCGTTCGGGTTCGATATGGAGGAGTACGTCACGCGTTACGGCACGGCGCTGCTCGTCGCGACCAGAATCACGCCCGAGGAGCCGGGACTCCCGGTCTCCGAAGCGGGACGCCTGATCCTGCCCGAACGGCAGCGGCTCGAACGTCGGCTGCTGGAGATGGAACGGCAATACGGCGGACGCTCGTTCGCCTACGTCGGAACGTGCATTCACTGTCCCGAGGGGAGTTGCACGCGCCCCGAAGGCAGGCCCTGCCGCCATCCGGAACTGGTGCGGCCGTCGCTCGAAGCCTGCGGATTCGACGTGGCACGCACGGCCTCCGAACTGTTCGGAATCGAGATGAAGTGGGGCAGCGGAGGCCGCATGCCCGAGTACCTGACGCTCGTATGCGGATTTTTCCACGACGCGGAATCGGTCGTATGGAACGGATAA
- a CDS encoding putative transporter gives MELIERLLFGSESLWGGGVAHSVLILALVVALGVMLGKLKVAGVSLGVTGILFVGIAFSYFGMNVDEHLMHFLKEFGLILFVYSIGLQVGPGFFSSFRKGGVTLNKLAVLVVALGVATTVALYYITGLSMTTMVGVMSGAVTNTPGLGAAQQAFSDMHAGADAPDIATGYAVAYPLGVVGAILTLIGLRYLLRIDVKREEAAAGQDSDAQKDLTTRRLSVEIVNAAVNGKTVAEIRDLALRDFVISRISRGGGSPELADASTALHCGDRILLIAAPRDVEALVALLGREVDAEPMVHDKAMISRRILITKPELNGKTLSELRVRSTCGVTITRINRSGIDLVASGNLQLQIGDRVTVVGPELSVAHAERLFGNSLKRLNHPNLIPIFTGIALGVLLGSISFWIPGIPQPVKLGLAGGPLIVAILIGRYGPHYKLVTYTTMSANLMLREVGISLFLAGVGLGAGEEFVPTLAAGGYVWIAYGAVITVVPLLLAGIFGRFYYKLNYYTLIGVLSGASTNPPALAYSAEQTSSDAPSVGYATVYPLSMFLRVLAAQLLILIFG, from the coding sequence ATGGAATTAATCGAACGATTGTTATTTGGCTCCGAGTCGCTTTGGGGCGGAGGTGTGGCCCACTCGGTGCTGATTCTGGCGCTGGTCGTGGCGTTGGGTGTCATGCTGGGCAAACTCAAGGTCGCCGGCGTGTCGCTGGGCGTGACGGGCATTCTGTTCGTCGGCATCGCCTTCAGCTATTTCGGCATGAACGTCGACGAACACCTGATGCACTTTCTCAAGGAGTTCGGACTGATTCTTTTCGTCTATTCGATCGGCTTGCAGGTCGGGCCCGGATTTTTCTCCTCGTTCCGCAAGGGCGGCGTCACGCTCAACAAACTGGCGGTGCTGGTGGTGGCGCTGGGTGTCGCCACGACGGTGGCGCTCTATTACATCACGGGCTTGTCCATGACGACGATGGTCGGCGTGATGTCGGGCGCCGTGACCAACACGCCCGGACTGGGCGCCGCACAGCAGGCTTTCAGCGACATGCACGCCGGAGCCGATGCCCCGGACATCGCCACGGGTTACGCCGTGGCCTACCCGCTGGGCGTCGTGGGAGCCATCCTCACGCTGATCGGGCTTCGCTACCTGCTGCGCATCGACGTGAAACGCGAAGAGGCCGCCGCCGGGCAGGATTCGGACGCGCAGAAAGACCTGACGACCCGGCGTCTTTCCGTCGAGATCGTCAATGCCGCCGTCAACGGCAAGACCGTCGCCGAGATCCGGGACCTTGCGCTGCGGGATTTCGTCATTTCGCGCATCAGCCGCGGCGGCGGAAGCCCCGAACTGGCCGACGCTTCGACGGCGCTTCATTGCGGCGACCGCATCCTGCTGATCGCCGCGCCCCGGGACGTCGAGGCGCTGGTGGCCCTGCTCGGGCGGGAGGTCGACGCCGAGCCGATGGTCCATGACAAGGCGATGATTTCGCGGCGCATCCTGATCACCAAGCCCGAGCTGAACGGCAAGACCCTCTCCGAACTGCGGGTCCGTTCCACGTGCGGCGTCACGATCACGCGCATCAACCGTTCGGGCATCGACCTGGTGGCCTCCGGAAACCTGCAATTGCAGATCGGCGACCGGGTGACGGTCGTGGGGCCCGAATTGTCGGTGGCCCATGCCGAGCGGCTTTTCGGCAACTCGCTCAAGCGGCTCAACCACCCCAACCTGATCCCCATTTTCACCGGCATCGCGCTGGGCGTTCTGCTGGGCAGCATTTCGTTCTGGATTCCGGGCATCCCGCAGCCCGTGAAACTGGGTCTTGCCGGAGGTCCGCTGATCGTGGCCATCCTGATCGGCCGCTACGGGCCGCACTACAAACTGGTCACCTATACGACGATGTCGGCCAACCTGATGCTGCGCGAGGTGGGCATCTCGCTCTTCCTGGCGGGCGTGGGATTGGGCGCGGGCGAGGAGTTCGTGCCGACGCTCGCGGCGGGCGGATATGTCTGGATCGCCTACGGAGCCGTGATCACCGTCGTGCCGCTCCTGCTGGCGGGCATTTTCGGACGCTTCTACTACAAACTCAACTATTATACGCTGATCGGCGTTCTTTCGGGGGCCTCGACCAACCCGCCTGCGCTGGCCTATTCGGCCGAACAGACCTCGTCCGACGCTCCGTCGGTCGGTTACGCGACGGTCTACCCGCTGTCGATGTTTCTGCGGGTGCTGGCGGCACAGCTTTTGATACTGATATTCGGTTAA
- the eptA gene encoding phosphoethanolamine--lipid A transferase EptA: MVKFLKEKTDLTRISSVLSLFTLVAFHWPFFRLVLGNIEGGFNGVLITGGLGVLMFALNFLVYYLVLFLGRFVGKCILAFTFIGNAISLYFINTYQVLITDKMMGNVFNTRYSEASGFFSWSAVWYLLFLGVVPCIYIFARRFDYGSWKRFFARTGIALAVSLAIALVNMQNWPWIDRNAPKLGSLVMPWSYTVNSVRYYNSVKKQNRKEIPLPDAKIVSDGKDVCVLIIGESARRENFSLYGYGKPTNPLLEKDSVTALIADAAATYTTAGVKAILDHKPSNKLYEILPNYLNRNGVDVVWRSNNWGEPPVHIDKYYKPKELKERNPEADDRYDGILLAGLREEILSGSKDKMLFVLHTSTSHGPTYYKKYPPEFEVFSPVCTTVEMSKADPKELMNAYDNTIVYTDYLIHSVIEILRGIPQRRSCVIFVSDHGESLGEGNLYMHGVPILVAPKEQIEIPFIVWTSDEALEIDPEKKVGQYHVFHSVLSFLGIDSPIYDESLDIFQPPHKR; encoded by the coding sequence ATGGTAAAATTTCTGAAAGAAAAGACTGACCTCACCCGCATATCTTCGGTACTCAGCCTGTTTACGCTCGTGGCGTTCCACTGGCCGTTCTTCCGGCTGGTGCTCGGCAACATCGAAGGGGGCTTCAACGGCGTATTGATCACCGGAGGGCTGGGCGTGCTGATGTTCGCGCTCAATTTTCTCGTCTATTACCTCGTGCTCTTTCTCGGGCGCTTCGTCGGAAAGTGCATCCTTGCCTTCACATTCATAGGCAATGCCATAAGCCTCTATTTCATAAACACATACCAGGTGCTCATCACGGACAAGATGATGGGGAACGTATTCAACACCCGGTATTCGGAGGCTTCCGGATTCTTTTCATGGTCTGCCGTATGGTATCTCCTCTTCCTGGGCGTGGTTCCATGCATCTACATTTTTGCAAGGCGGTTCGACTACGGAAGCTGGAAGCGTTTTTTCGCCCGCACGGGCATCGCATTGGCGGTTTCTTTGGCCATCGCGCTGGTCAATATGCAGAACTGGCCGTGGATCGACCGCAACGCGCCCAAGCTCGGCAGCCTGGTCATGCCGTGGTCGTATACGGTCAATTCCGTACGCTACTATAATTCCGTAAAGAAGCAGAACCGGAAAGAGATTCCCCTGCCCGACGCGAAGATCGTTTCCGACGGCAAGGATGTATGCGTGCTGATAATAGGAGAATCCGCCAGAAGGGAGAATTTCTCTTTATACGGATACGGCAAGCCGACCAATCCGCTTCTGGAGAAAGACAGCGTGACCGCACTGATTGCAGATGCGGCCGCGACCTATACCACGGCAGGCGTGAAGGCCATTCTCGACCATAAGCCTTCCAACAAACTTTACGAAATCCTTCCGAACTATCTCAACCGCAACGGCGTGGATGTGGTATGGCGCAGCAACAATTGGGGAGAGCCTCCCGTACACATCGACAAATACTACAAGCCGAAAGAGCTCAAGGAGCGGAATCCCGAAGCCGACGACAGGTACGACGGCATTCTGCTCGCAGGCCTCCGCGAAGAGATACTCTCCGGCAGCAAGGACAAGATGCTCTTCGTACTCCATACCAGCACGAGCCACGGCCCCACGTACTATAAGAAATACCCGCCGGAGTTCGAGGTGTTCAGTCCCGTATGCACTACGGTGGAGATGTCCAAAGCGGATCCGAAGGAGCTGATGAATGCCTACGACAACACCATCGTCTACACGGATTATCTCATTCATTCCGTAATAGAAATTCTTCGCGGGATTCCCCAAAGGCGCAGTTGCGTGATCTTCGTATCCGACCACGGAGAGTCCCTCGGCGAGGGGAATCTGTATATGCACGGCGTGCCCATACTTGTCGCGCCGAAGGAACAGATCGAGATTCCGTTCATCGTGTGGACATCGGATGAAGCGCTGGAAATAGATCCGGAGAAAAAGGTCGGGCAGTATCATGTCTTTCACAGCGTCCTGTCATTCCTCGGGATCGACAGCCCGATCTATGACGAATCATTGGATATATTCCAGCCTCCTCACAAAAGATAA
- a CDS encoding site-specific integrase, whose protein sequence is MAKLQAKTKENPKLMQKTLADGRQSLYLEYYMGYNKVIDEVTGKEHIKHIRSKEYLGLYLLPNPRTPEERQKNKETLALAAEIRIDKEKVLVARRYDKAAPVKQKINFLEFFDAYVKNYKKKDIRMMEGCLRRFRGFLAESYPSMQTNIKPDQMTKEMMIKFVDYLQQHSFGEGARGFFQRFKKVIKYAIDQDILLKNPCTGVPCVVDDTALRKDVLSLEEIAQLANTPYQNMDVRRAFLFCLYAGLRYCDVVDLKYSNVDYANKTIRFDQNKTTGHSTHSIVTIPLSNTLLKLIGERPEKDGPIFTLPSHTGCLKALRIWVARAGIEKHITWHCARHSFAVNLLGECHTDIKTVASLLGHSGLKHTEKYTRAVDSLKEKAVNALPELVI, encoded by the coding sequence ATGGCAAAGTTGCAAGCAAAAACCAAAGAAAATCCAAAATTGATGCAAAAAACGCTGGCCGACGGTCGGCAAAGTTTGTATCTGGAGTATTACATGGGCTACAACAAGGTGATCGACGAGGTGACGGGTAAAGAGCATATCAAGCACATCCGCTCGAAAGAATACTTGGGGCTTTACCTGCTGCCGAATCCCCGCACCCCGGAAGAACGGCAGAAGAACAAGGAAACGTTAGCTCTCGCCGCAGAAATCCGCATCGACAAAGAAAAGGTATTGGTTGCCCGTCGATATGACAAGGCCGCACCCGTCAAGCAGAAGATCAACTTTCTGGAGTTCTTCGATGCCTATGTAAAGAACTACAAGAAGAAAGATATTCGGATGATGGAAGGCTGTCTGCGACGGTTCCGGGGATTTCTTGCGGAATCCTATCCGAGTATGCAGACCAATATCAAGCCGGATCAGATGACCAAGGAGATGATGATCAAATTCGTGGACTATCTGCAACAGCACTCTTTCGGCGAGGGTGCAAGGGGATTTTTCCAACGGTTCAAAAAGGTTATCAAATATGCCATAGACCAAGACATTCTGCTAAAGAATCCTTGTACAGGCGTTCCGTGCGTTGTCGATGATACTGCTTTGCGAAAGGACGTGTTGAGCCTTGAGGAGATTGCACAACTCGCAAATACCCCTTATCAAAATATGGATGTACGCCGGGCATTTCTATTCTGCCTGTACGCGGGATTAAGGTATTGCGATGTGGTCGATCTGAAATACAGCAACGTCGATTATGCCAACAAGACGATCCGGTTTGACCAAAACAAAACCACCGGGCACTCGACACATTCGATTGTCACGATACCATTAAGCAATACGCTATTAAAGTTGATCGGCGAACGCCCGGAGAAAGACGGCCCCATCTTCACACTGCCGAGCCACACCGGATGCCTGAAAGCCCTGCGGATATGGGTTGCCCGTGCAGGAATTGAAAAGCACATCACATGGCATTGCGCCCGCCACAGCTTTGCCGTGAATCTACTCGGCGAGTGTCACACCGATATTAAGACTGTCGCGTCCCTGCTTGGCCACAGCGGATTAAAGCACACGGAGAAATACACCCGCGCCGTCGATTCGCTCAAAGAAAAAGCCGTTAATGCCTTGCCGGAATTGGTGATCTGA
- a CDS encoding helix-turn-helix domain-containing protein → MEHEISMEQRLNRIEQLLAGQKNVLTFDEACTYTGISRTYMYKLTCGSRIPHYKPNGKNIYFDRAELER, encoded by the coding sequence ATGGAACATGAAATCAGTATGGAGCAGCGGCTAAACCGCATCGAGCAGTTGCTCGCAGGGCAGAAAAATGTCCTCACTTTCGACGAGGCTTGCACTTACACCGGGATTTCCCGGACGTACATGTACAAGCTCACCTGCGGGAGCCGTATTCCGCATTACAAACCCAACGGCAAAAACATCTATTTCGACCGGGCGGAGTTGGAGCGCTGA